From the Psychrobacillus sp. FSL K6-4046 genome, one window contains:
- a CDS encoding SprT family protein: MTDEQLSELVSSISMQIFKRKFHHKAYFNKRLRSTGGRYMLRTHMIEINPLVLEKHGMNELIGVIKHELCHYHLHIEGKGYKHRDADFRQLLKQTDSPRFCSTLVAPKSQKRTKLYVYECAKCGLLYRRKIRVNTQKFKCGKCFGDLHLSSFKKMKEI; encoded by the coding sequence GTGACAGATGAACAATTGAGTGAATTAGTAAGTAGCATATCAATGCAGATTTTTAAAAGGAAGTTTCACCATAAAGCTTATTTCAATAAAAGACTGCGCAGTACCGGCGGAAGGTATATGTTAAGAACACATATGATTGAAATAAATCCTCTAGTGTTAGAGAAACATGGAATGAATGAGTTGATTGGAGTTATTAAGCATGAGCTTTGTCATTATCACTTACATATAGAAGGGAAAGGGTATAAACATAGAGATGCAGATTTTCGTCAGCTTCTAAAACAGACAGATTCACCTAGATTTTGCTCTACACTCGTAGCACCTAAAAGTCAAAAACGTACTAAACTGTATGTGTATGAGTGCGCAAAATGTGGTTTGTTATATAGACGGAAAATTCGAGTAAATACGCAGAAATTCAAGTGTGGCAAGTGTTTTGGGGACCTGCATTTAAGTTCTTTTAAAAAAATGAAAGAAATTTGA
- a CDS encoding Tex family protein, translated as MELKKMLQLVSKETGTKTSQAEQVIKLLEEGNTVPFIARYRKEQTGSLDEVQIKAIEDRYHYIQQLEQRKEEVLRLIEEQGKLTEELSASIQNATVLQRVEDLYRPYKQKRRTKATIAKEKGLEPLATELLGFPKESIQTQAEAYVNEELEVMTTEDVLQGARDILAEQFADDAKIREQIRNLTRTDGRIVSSLKKAELDEKNVYEMYYEYEEPVKKIVPHRILALNRGEKEDVLKVGLQTPQDKILRVMEAQWIPNHATSEAVEQVKLAIEDSYKRLIQPSVEREIRAELTEKAEAQAIHIFSENLRNLLLQPPLKGKVVLGVDPAYRTGCKLAVVDDTGKLLEVSAIYPHAPKMDVEGSKKKVLSYLKNYPISLIAIGNGTASRETEQFIVDCLKEVTGEVAYVIVNEAGASVYSASETARNEFPDLQVEQRSAVSIARRLQDPLAELVKIDPKAVGVGQYQHDVSQKKLSESLSFIVETAVNQVGVNVNTASASLLQYVSGLSKTVAENVVNMRNEQGRFTSRAQLKKIPRLGAKTYEQAIGFLRVPDAKNPLDATGIHPESYKAAEQVLEIAGLTKSQIGSKEAEEVLKTISIEETSKELGIGEITLKDILDALIKPARDPREAFPQPLLKKDVLKLEDLKAGMELQGTVRNVVDFGAFVDIGVKQDGLVHISKLKKGFVKHPLDVVSLGDIVTVWVEQFDANKGRIALTMLPPEQQV; from the coding sequence TTGGAACTAAAGAAAATGCTTCAGCTCGTATCCAAAGAGACGGGCACGAAAACATCGCAGGCAGAGCAAGTAATAAAATTATTAGAAGAAGGAAACACAGTACCTTTTATAGCTCGATATCGTAAAGAACAAACAGGCTCATTGGATGAAGTACAAATAAAAGCAATAGAAGATCGTTATCATTATATCCAACAGCTCGAACAACGCAAAGAGGAAGTTCTGCGATTAATAGAAGAACAAGGGAAACTTACTGAAGAACTTTCAGCTTCTATACAAAATGCGACTGTCCTTCAACGAGTAGAGGATCTGTATAGACCATACAAACAAAAACGTAGAACGAAAGCTACTATAGCAAAAGAAAAAGGGCTGGAACCTTTAGCTACGGAACTACTTGGATTCCCCAAAGAATCTATTCAAACCCAAGCAGAAGCTTATGTAAATGAAGAATTAGAGGTAATGACTACTGAAGACGTGCTTCAAGGTGCTCGTGATATATTAGCAGAACAGTTTGCAGATGATGCTAAAATACGGGAACAAATACGTAACCTAACGCGCACCGACGGAAGAATTGTATCCTCTTTGAAAAAAGCAGAGCTCGATGAAAAAAACGTTTATGAAATGTATTATGAATATGAAGAGCCAGTGAAAAAAATAGTACCTCATCGAATTCTTGCCTTAAATCGCGGTGAAAAAGAGGATGTACTTAAAGTTGGTCTACAAACACCGCAGGACAAAATTTTAAGAGTAATGGAAGCACAATGGATACCGAATCATGCTACTAGTGAAGCAGTGGAACAGGTGAAGCTAGCGATAGAGGATTCTTATAAGAGATTGATTCAACCTTCCGTAGAAAGAGAAATTCGTGCAGAGCTTACAGAAAAAGCTGAAGCGCAGGCTATTCATATTTTTTCTGAAAACCTACGTAACCTCTTACTTCAGCCACCATTAAAAGGAAAAGTGGTACTTGGAGTGGACCCGGCCTACCGTACTGGCTGTAAACTTGCAGTGGTTGATGATACAGGTAAGCTATTAGAGGTATCTGCCATTTACCCTCACGCACCTAAAATGGATGTAGAAGGCTCAAAAAAGAAAGTTCTTTCTTACCTTAAGAATTATCCGATTTCTCTTATAGCGATTGGAAATGGTACGGCATCTCGTGAAACAGAGCAATTTATCGTAGATTGCCTGAAGGAAGTGACAGGAGAGGTTGCATACGTAATTGTCAATGAAGCAGGTGCTTCGGTGTACTCAGCTTCAGAAACAGCAAGGAACGAGTTTCCCGACCTTCAAGTTGAGCAACGAAGTGCCGTATCAATTGCTAGAAGACTACAAGACCCTTTGGCGGAGTTGGTAAAAATAGATCCAAAGGCAGTAGGTGTGGGACAATACCAGCATGATGTGTCACAAAAGAAACTGTCGGAATCTCTTTCTTTTATAGTAGAGACTGCGGTTAACCAAGTAGGCGTAAATGTAAATACAGCATCGGCTTCATTACTTCAATACGTATCTGGCCTTTCTAAAACTGTAGCAGAGAACGTGGTAAACATGCGAAATGAACAAGGACGTTTCACTTCAAGAGCTCAGCTTAAGAAAATTCCTCGTCTTGGAGCTAAAACATATGAACAGGCAATTGGTTTCCTACGTGTTCCAGACGCTAAAAATCCGTTAGATGCAACAGGAATTCACCCGGAAAGCTATAAGGCAGCGGAACAAGTCCTTGAAATTGCTGGACTAACTAAAAGCCAAATAGGTTCTAAGGAAGCAGAAGAAGTACTAAAAACTATTTCTATAGAAGAAACTAGTAAAGAATTAGGGATTGGTGAGATTACGCTAAAGGATATTTTGGATGCATTGATTAAGCCAGCACGAGATCCACGTGAAGCTTTCCCGCAGCCATTACTTAAAAAAGATGTACTAAAGTTAGAGGATCTAAAAGCAGGAATGGAGCTTCAAGGTACAGTTCGAAATGTAGTCGACTTCGGCGCCTTTGTAGATATAGGTGTTAAACAAGATGGACTTGTACACATCTCCAAGCTTAAAAAAGGATTTGTAAAGCATCCTTTAGATGTAGTCTCCCTTGGGGATATCGTTACTGTATGGGTAGAGCAGTTCGATGCCAACAAAGGAAGAATTGCATTAACGATGCTTCCACCTGAACAACAAGTCTAA